One segment of Hippopotamus amphibius kiboko isolate mHipAmp2 chromosome 2, mHipAmp2.hap2, whole genome shotgun sequence DNA contains the following:
- the LOC130845692 gene encoding autophagy protein 5-like — MTDDKDVLRDVWFGRIPTCFTLYQDEITEREAEPYYLLLPRVSYLTLVTDKVKKHFQKVMRQEDISEIWFEYEGTPLKWHYPIGLLFDLLASSSALPWSITEHFKSFPEKDLLHCPSKDVIEAHFMSCVKEADALKHKSQVINEMQKKDHKQLWMGLQNDRFDQLWAINRKLMEYPAEENGFHYIPFRIYQTTTERPFIQKLFRPVATDGQLHALGDLLKEVCPSAVAPEDGEKKNQVMIHGIEPMLETPLQWLSEHLSYPDNFLHISIIPRPTD; from the coding sequence ATGACAGATGACAAAGATGTGCTTCGAGATGTGTGGTTTGGACGAATTCCAACTTGCTTCACCCTGTATCAGGATGAGATAACTGAACGGGAGGCAGAACCATATTATTTGCTTTTGCCAAGAGTAAGTTATTTGACGTTGGTAACTGACAAAGTGAAAAAGCACTTTCAGAAGGTTATGAGACAAGAAGACATTAGTGAGATATGGTTTGAATATGAAGGCACACCACTGAAATGGCATTATCCAATTGGTTTGCTATTTGATCTTCTTGCATCAAGTTCAGCTCTTCCTTGGAGCATCACAGAACATTTTAAGAGTTTTCCAGAAAAAGACCTTCTGCACTGTCCATCTAAGGATGTAATTGAAGCTCATTTTATGTCTTGTGTGAAAGAAGCAGATGCTTTAAAGCACAAAAGTCAAGTGATCAATGAAATGCAGAAAAAAGATCACAAGCAACTCTGGATGGGTTTACAAAATGACAGATTTGACCAGCTTTGGGCCATCAATCGGAAACTCATGGAATATCCTGCAGAAGAAAATGGATTTCATTACATCCCTTTTAGAATATACCAGACAACAACTGAACGGCCTTTCATTCAAAAGCTTTTTCGTCCTGTGGCTACAGATGGACAATTGCATGCACTAGGAGATCTCCTCAAAGAAGTCTGTCCTTCTGCTGTCGCTCctgaagatggggaaaaaaagaatcaagtgatGATTCATGGAATTGAGCCAATGTTGGAAACACCTTTGCAGTGGCTGAGTGAACATCTGAGCTATCCGgataattttcttcatattagTATCATCCCGCGACCAACAGATTGA